One region of Armigeres subalbatus isolate Guangzhou_Male chromosome 3, GZ_Asu_2, whole genome shotgun sequence genomic DNA includes:
- the LOC134222331 gene encoding uncharacterized protein K02A2.6-like — translation MDGEEYHIGAVIAPPRKKKKSKLHAAMQELSEANSSNAHLAEELAKAQATIRALQGNLSSPRCESEETNSVEFDNGLGPSSTKRQTESNRHSGHATVELSRFVSSMNQISVSSISVPECKASAEGEDISRHDFEAWQDLLTNSMALAGISDETTQFIVFKVKAGQKLLEVYRATETSSDAPDLVTCPYSNAVYRLKKYYASTSDVMLQRRRLALMTQQPEESDLSFIRRVGLAARQCDYPEAKLFEEVLSTVAEQAKHREVRVAALKMMSRKASLQDLIDKVREIETIRLNEAYVSKKQSVVESVPVSVNVVQAAAGPSRYVARSSVPAYGRTPLQRSNVRENRGQRTVRGSRGSGMVWRNADSMVPDRCTRCNSVYHSSERCFAIKMVCHNCGGVGHLLRACSKPVITKNMRYAVDRRSNNTPFEVSSVATKDETKLNEGNAAKPVLEPNTNTVTTLAVVCESKDSGEITASVAGMPCKFLIDSGAQVNTMTAQVFEKLIANDKYSKELHNIQQGTDRILKPYAAIGGINVLCTFEAFLHISEDRPTLLEKFYVVQEVRSLLSRATATRYSILLLGLNVPVRDVSAIGEFDSKWEKISFICSDTIFPKFNIPSIKISYDSTKPPCRNIYMNIPVAMKSVVSQRLEKLTSAGIIERVTDEMDTSFCSSMLVVPKGPNDFRLVVDLRGPNQCILVKLEGAKWFSTIDLASAFFHVELHENSRHLTNFMTEFGMFRYARLPFGLCNSPDIFQEIMERIILEDCEGVVNYLDDVLVFGATKQEHDRNLEAVQSRLKDHNVQVNAKKCVYGSQSVKFVGFELTNEGWRIEQEKINAIKLFKPPTSCAEVKSFLGLITFVDKFLIDRATKTVSLRTLANAAQFYWTEAEETEFIALQTDAIEAIKTLGYFSNSDKTELFVDASAVGLGAVLVQYNTNGTPRIIACASKALTNTEQNYPQSHREALAVVWGVERFAFYLTGRSFVVRTDATANEFIYHSNHRIGKRAFSRAEGYALRLQPYDFTLERIGGQENVADALSRLIRDSQSAEPFEDDNDSNVLCTLDAGCMEISLSEIEKCAEQDEEMKSLRYALEHKTWSTDLKQYEAHKKNMHSLGALICKGDRIILPKALRIKAITSAHSGHIGEVAMKRIMRDFFWWPRMGNEIEKFIKSCETCVLLSRRNPPVPLSSREMPQGPWEIIQIDFLMVPGFGTGEFLMIVDTYSRFLVVIEMHRTNADATNAALQDTFKRWGLPLIIQSDNGPPFQSSAFCNHWQEKGVRVRKSVPLSPQSNGLVERQNQSIIKTLSAAKIEGKSWRNALENFVHNHNTLIPHSRLKVTPFELLVGWKYRGTFPSLWNETEVKELDRVKVREADADAKLVSAKYADLTRGAKPSDIHIGDIVFLKQPKKSKVDATFSSERYTVVAQEGSKMVVTSSNGVQYARSVNDLKKVPGPSSVGIALEPDISNTSEDLMVTEEVQENDTEQARPGLRQRDEMICSTIKMPATMDEPEEPQDPAEVTSLPVDNQPDVSDQQRIVADDRS, via the exons ATGGACGGTGAGGAGTACCACATTGGCGCGGTTATCGCTCCCCCTAG gaagaaaaaaaaatcgaaacttCATGCGGCAATGCAAGAATTATCAGAAGCTAACTCTAGTAATGCACATCTAGCTGAAGAGCTAGCTAAGGCACAAGCCACCATTCGTGCATTGCAAGGCAATCTTTCGTCTCCAAGATGTGAAAGTGAGGAAACCAACAGTGTCGAGTTTGATAATGGGCTTGGCCCTAGCAGTACTAAGCGTCAAACTGAATCGAACCGTCATTCTGGGCATGCCACCGTTGAGCTGTCCAGATTCGTTTCATCAATGAATCAAATATCGGTATCTTCTATCAGTGTCCCGGAATGCAAGGCAAGTGCAGAGGGCGAAGATATCTCGAGACATGACTTCGAAGCATGGCAAGACCTACTGACAAACTCTATGGCTCTGGCAGGCATCAGTGATGAGACGACACAGTTCATAGTTTTCAAAGTCAAGGCAGGGCAGAAGCTGCTAGAGGTGTACCGAGCTACCGAAACATCCAGCGACGCTCCCGACTTAGTAACATGCCCCTATTCTAATGCAGTTTATCGCCTCAAAAAGTACTACGCATCCACTTCCGATGTCATGCTTCAGCGTCGGAGGCTCGCCTTAATGACACAACAGCCAGAAGAGTCTGATTTGTCTTTTATCAGAAGAGTCGGATTGGCAGCTAGACAATGCGATTACCCGGAAGCAAAGCTGTTTGAGGAAGTTTTGAGTACGGTTGCTGAACAAGCAAAACATAGGGAGGTGAGAGTTGCAGCGCTCAAAATGATGAGCCGTAAAGCCTCCCTGCAGGATCTTATTGACAAAGTCCGGGAGATCGAGACGATTCGTCTAAATGAAGCATATGTGTCTAAGAAACAATCAGTCGTAGAATCGGTTCCAGTTTCAGTGAACGTTGTACAGGCGGCTGCAGGACCATCCCGATATGTCGCAAGAAGTTCAGTTCCAGCATACGGTAGAACTCCGCTGCAGAGATCCAATGTTCGCGAGAACCGAGGACAACGCACAGTGCGAGGAAGCCGTGGAAGCGGCATGGTATGGCGCAACGCAGACTCGATGGTACCAGATAGATGTACACGGTGCAACAGCGTCTACCATTCTTCAGAAAGGTGCTTCGCAATCAAAATGGTTTGCCATAATTGCGGTGGCGTGGGACATCTTCTGAGAGCGTGCAGCAAGCCAGTGATAACGAAAAACATGCGGTATGCCGTTGATCGCAGATCGAATAATACGCCATTTGAAGTATCAAGTGTAGCGACTAAGGACGAGACAAAACTTAATGAAGGAAACGCCGCAAAACCT GTTCTCGAGCCAAACACAAACACCGTAACGACACTGGCAGTGGTTTGTGAATCGAAAGACAGCGGCGAGATAACGGCAAGCGTAGCGGGAATGCCCTGCAAGTTCCTCATCGATTCGGGTGCACAAGTCAACACGATGACAGCACAAGTATTTGAGAAGTTAATCGCAAACGATAAGTATAGCAAGGAACTTCATAACATTCAACAAGGTACCGATCGTATTTTAAAACCATATGCAGCGATAGGTGGTATAAATGTTTTGTGCACCTTCGAGGCATTCTTACATATTTCGGAAGATCGTCCAACACTACTCGAGAAATTTTATGTAGTTCAAGAAGTGCGATCGTTACTAAGCAGGGCTACAGCGACCAGGTATAGCATATTACTTCTCGGTTTGAATGTTCCCGTAAGAGACGTGTCCGCCATTGGCGAATTTGATAGTAAATGGGAGAAAATATCGTTTATTTGCTCAGATACAATTTTTCCCAAATTCAACATCCCCTCTATTAAGATTAGCTATGACTCTACGAAGCCCCCGTGCCGTAATATTTATATGAATATTCCGGTTGCAATGAAAAGCGTAGTGTCACAACGACTTGAGAAATTAACATCAGCAGGGATAATTGAACGCGTCACAGATGAAATGGACACATCCTTTTGTTCATCAATGCTCGTTGTGCCCAAAGGTCCAAACGATTTTCGACTAGTAGTTGATCTACGGGGTCCTAatcagtg CATCCTAGTTAAACTGGAAGGagcaaaatggttttcgaccaTTGACTTGGCCAGTGCTTTCTTTCATGTCGAGTTACACGAGAACTCACGACACTTAACCAATTTTATGACTGAGTTCGGTATGTTCCGCTACGCAAGACTCCCATTCGGTCTATGCAACTCACCCGACATATTCCAAGAGATAATGGAACGTATTATACTAGAGGACTGTGAAGGCGTCGTAAATTATCTCGATGATGTATTGGTTTTCGGTGCAACGAAACAGGAACACGACCGAAATCTAGAAGCAGTTCAGTCAAGGCTCAAGGATCACAACGTACAGGTCAATGCTAAAAAATGTGTTTATGGCAGCCAAAGTGTGAAATTTGTAGGCTTTGAATTAACAAACGAAGGCTGGCGCATTGAACAAGAGAAGATTAATGCCATCAAACTGTTCAAACCACCAACATCTTGTGCGGAGGTTAAAAGCTTCTTGGGGCTAATAACCTTCGTTGATAAATTCCTTATCGATAGAGCGACCAAGACAGTAAGCCTGAGGACATTGGCGAACGCTGCCCAATTTTATTGGACCGAGGCTGAAGAAACGGAGTTCATTGCCTTGCAGACGGACGCGATTGAAGCAATCAAAACCTTAGGTTACTTCAGCAACAGCGATAAGACTGAACTTTTCGTCGATGCTTCCGCTGTAGGGTTAGGTGCTGTATTGGTACAGTACAACACAAACGGTACACCTAGGATTATCGCATGTGCCTCTAAAGCACTCACTAATACGGAACAAAACTACCCACAATCACACAGAGAAGCCCTGGCGGTAGTATGGGGAGTTGAACGTTTCGCGTTTTATCTTACAGGAAGATCATTCGTAGTGCGTACAGATGCTACTGCTAATGAATTTATCTACCATTCTAATCATCGTATCGGAAAACGAGCATTCTCGAGAGCCGAAGGGTATGCATTGAGGCTTCAGCCTTACGATTTCACATTGGAAAGAATCGGAGGTCAAGAAAATGTGGCAGATGCGCTATCTAGATTAATACGTGATTCCCAGAGCGCGGAGCCATTTGAGGACGACAATGATTCCAACGTGCTATGCACATTGGATGCCGGGTGCATGGAAATATCTCTGAGCGAGATTGAAAAATGTGCAGAACAGGACGAAGAAATGAAAAGCCTACGGTACGCCTTGGAACACAAAACATGGTCGACCGATCTAAAGCAATACGAGGCACACAAGAAAAACATGCATAGCCTTGGAGCATTAATATGCAAAGGGGACCGGATTATTTTACCGAAAGCATTAAGGATCAAGGCAATAACTTCGGCACACAGCGGACATATCGGAGAGGTTGCGATGAAACGAATTATGCGCGACTTTTTCTGGTGGCCGAGAATGGGCAACGAAATagaaaagttcatcaaaagctgtgaaacatgtgtgcttcTATCGAGAAGGAATCCACCAGTTCCTCTGTCGTCACGTGAAATGCCCCAAGGACCATGGGAAATAATACAAATAGATTTTCTCATGGTGCCAGGATTTGGAACTGGTGAGTTTCTCATGATCGTGGATACCTATTCTCGGTTCTTGGTTGTCATTGAAATGCACCGTACCAATGCCGACGCTACTAATGCTGCTCTTCAAGATACCTTCAAGCGTTGGGGATTGCCTCTGATAATTCAGAGTGACAATGGGCCCCCATTCCAAAGTTCTGCATTCTGCAATCATTGGCAAGAAAAGGGGGTCAGAGTACGCAAATCAGTTCCATTGAGTCCGCAGTCAAACGGATTAGTCGAACGACAGAATCAGTCAATAATAAAAACACTGTCGGCGGCTAAAATTGAAGGAAAAAGTTGGCGAAATGCATTGGAGAATTTTGTGCATAATCATAATACATTGATACCGCATTCAAGGTTAAAGGTTACCCCATTTGAACTTCTCGTCGGATGGAAGTATAGAGGCACTTTTCCTAGTCTCTGGAACGAAACCGAAGTTAAGGAGTTAGATCGTGTGAAAGTACGTGAAGCAGATGCCGATGCAAAGCTAGTGAGCGCGAAGTATGCAGATTTAACGCGAGGAGCTAAACCTTCAGACATACATATCGGAGATATTGTATTCTTGAAACAACCAAAAAAGTCCAAAGTTGATGCAACATTCTCTTCCGAGAGGTATACCGTTGTGGCACAGGAAGGTTCAAAAATGGTAGTGACAAGCAGCAATGGAGTTCAATACGCGAGGAGCGTTAACGACCTGAAAAAGGTTCCCGGCCCATCATCGGTGGGAATCGCTTTGGAACCTGATATCAGCAATACATCTGAGGATCTAATGGTGACAGAGGAAGTTCAAGAGAATGACACCGAACAAGCACGACCAGGGCTCCGTCAAAGGGA CGAAATGATTTGCTCGACTATCAAGATGCCGGCGACAATGGATGAGCCGGAGGAGCCCCAAGACCCAGCTGAAGTCACAAGCCTTCCGGTGGATAACCAACCAGACGTCAGCGACCAGCAGCGCATAGTGGCCGACGACCGGTCATAA